The following proteins are co-located in the Malus sylvestris chromosome 13, drMalSylv7.2, whole genome shotgun sequence genome:
- the LOC126595424 gene encoding uncharacterized protein LOC126595424: MSETDGVFSHDHRSTIVKVLLDSLKIFQKTKLTFVSIFALTTLPLSLLLFSLSLSSHPLKSHIYHLESLARLAPTRFEARQVWKESRDDAISLLRIKVVFFFPSYALSLLASIAAVTAASTSIHGKRPTLRSSLNAVKITWRRPLVTSICIYALSIASALVLRTLSTVFNSSWSRLVIMVLGSGLEIYLMGMMGLGLVASILEERYGWDAIRVGWELMAGKKLCGWVMSGMFVLFTWAVARKLEEVMDGEDLMEGSSMATLTRVVVGIEDKLGWVILYGLVVLWGYVVTTVFYCDCRKRHVSGGGENEDGPD, encoded by the coding sequence ATGTCGGAAACAGACGGCGTCTTCTCCCACGATCACCGATCAACGATTGTCAAGGTTCTCCTCGATTCCCTCAAGATTTTCCAAAAAACCAAACTGACTTTCGTTTCCATTTTTGCCCTCACGACCCTCCCGCTTTCCCTTCTcctcttctccctctccctctcctcgCACCCCCTCAAATCCCACATCTACCACCTTGAATCCCTCGCACGCCTCGCCCCCACGCGATTCGAGGCCCGCCAGGTCTGGAAGGAGTCCCGCGACGACGCCATCTCGCTCCTCCGCATCAAGgtcgtcttcttcttcccctcctACGCCCTCTCACTACTCGCTTCCATCGCCGCCGTGACAGCCGCCTCCACATCAATCCATGGAAAACGCCCCACTCTCCGCTCATCCCTTAACGCCGTCAAGATCACTTGGAGAAGGCCGTTAGTCACGTCCATCTGTATCTACGCGCTGTCGATCGCGTCCGCACTAGTGCTCCGCACTTTGTCAACTGTATTCAATTCGTCCTGGTCCAGATTGGTCATCATGGTTCTCGGGTCGGGTCTGGAAATATACCTGATGGGGATGATGGGCCTGGGGCTAGTGGCGTCGATTTTGGAAGAGAGGTACGGGTGGGATGCAATTCGGGTCGGGTGGGAGTTGATGGCGGGTAAGAAGCTATGCGGGTGGGTGATGTCGGGCATGTTCGTGTTGTTTACGTGGGCGGTTGCGAGGAAGCTGGAGGAAGTGATGGATGGTGAGGATTTGATGGAGGGATCATCGATGGCGACGCTGACGAGGGTGGTGGTGGGCATTGAGGATAAATTGGGTTGGGTAATTTTGTACGGGTTAGTGGTGCTTTGGGGGTACGTTGTTACCACGGTTTTTTACTGCGACTGTAGGAAACGCCACGTAAGTGGAGGTGGTGAAAATGAGGACGGCCCTGATTGA